A window from Leptotrichia sp. oral taxon 215 str. W9775 encodes these proteins:
- a CDS encoding STAS-like domain-containing protein encodes MGFSKEHREEIKKFIIDTIDMRENPYKKVLEKYPVSRQTVSKYIKGLLEENIIEKSEKNEYQLKFYVNELKKYKNKDLEEDIIYNEFISEYEKDKKENIRHILNYTFTEMLNNAIEHSSGNEITIFYTEDYKRIFVYIEDNGIGIFRKIKEDHNLENENQAIFELQKGKLTSDAENHSGEGIFFTSKVVDFFQIKSFDKEFYTGNAHNLYNFQKIENIDNEIKGTSVLFILDKNTERTTFQVFQEYTDDNYVFDKTTITVYLAKEYMGESFMSRSQARRILLNAEKFRIIFLDFSEVDIIGQAFADEIFRVYINKNPDIQIIPINANAEVDFMIKRSQR; translated from the coding sequence ATGGGTTTTAGTAAAGAGCATAGAGAAGAAATAAAAAAATTCATTATAGATACCATTGACATGAGAGAAAATCCTTATAAGAAAGTTCTTGAAAAATATCCAGTCAGTAGACAAACAGTATCAAAATACATTAAGGGGCTTTTAGAAGAAAATATAATTGAAAAAAGTGAAAAAAATGAATATCAGTTAAAATTTTATGTTAATGAACTGAAAAAGTACAAAAATAAAGATTTAGAAGAAGATATTATTTATAATGAATTTATTTCTGAATATGAAAAAGATAAAAAAGAAAATATACGACATATTCTAAATTATACATTTACAGAGATGTTAAATAATGCTATTGAGCATTCAAGTGGAAATGAGATAACAATTTTTTATACAGAAGATTATAAAAGAATATTTGTATATATTGAAGATAATGGAATAGGTATATTCAGAAAAATTAAAGAAGATCATAATCTGGAAAATGAAAATCAGGCAATATTTGAATTACAAAAAGGGAAATTAACTTCAGATGCTGAAAATCATAGTGGAGAAGGAATATTTTTTACGTCTAAAGTAGTAGACTTTTTTCAAATAAAGTCTTTTGATAAAGAATTTTATACAGGAAATGCTCATAATTTATATAATTTTCAAAAAATTGAGAATATTGATAATGAAATAAAAGGAACAAGTGTTTTATTTATTTTAGATAAAAATACTGAAAGAACAACATTTCAAGTATTTCAGGAATACACAGATGATAACTATGTTTTTGATAAGACAACAATAACAGTATATCTGGCAAAAGAATATATGGGTGAGTCTTTCATGTCACGTTCGCAGGCAAGAAGAATATTGTTAAATGCTGAAAAGTTTAGAATAATATTTTTAGATTTTTCTGAAGTGGATATAATAGGTCAGGCATTTGCAGATGAGATTTTCAGAGTTTATATAAATAAGAATCCCGATATTCAGATTATACCTATAAATGCTAATGCTGAGGTTGATTTTATGATAAAAAGAAGCCAAAGATAG
- a CDS encoding DNA alkylation repair protein — MDYEKLYAEMLNYRNEEQAEKMSAYMLNKFKHIGIRTPERRKIFRAFFKEYKKEQEKSEKIDWDFINNCWKNEYRELQYSALDYLQAVKNILTDKDIPKLKALSLSKSWWDTIDCLDMIIGGIALKYPKVNDIILQWSTDENIWLRRIAIDHQLLRKEKTNVELLEKIIKNNFGQTEFFINKAIGWALRDYSKTNPKWVRDFIEKNKDKMAKLSIKEGSKYI, encoded by the coding sequence ATGGACTATGAAAAGTTATACGCTGAAATGTTAAATTATAGAAATGAAGAACAGGCAGAAAAAATGTCAGCCTACATGCTTAATAAGTTTAAACATATTGGAATTAGAACTCCTGAAAGAAGAAAAATATTTAGAGCTTTTTTTAAGGAATATAAAAAAGAACAGGAAAAATCTGAAAAAATAGACTGGGATTTTATAAATAACTGCTGGAAAAATGAATATAGGGAACTACAATACTCGGCACTTGATTATCTACAGGCAGTGAAGAACATTTTAACTGATAAGGATATTCCAAAATTGAAAGCACTTTCTCTTTCCAAGTCATGGTGGGATACAATTGACTGTCTTGACATGATTATAGGCGGAATAGCACTAAAATATCCGAAAGTAAATGATATTATCCTTCAATGGAGTACTGATGAAAATATCTGGCTTAGAAGAATAGCCATAGATCACCAGCTTTTAAGAAAAGAAAAAACAAATGTGGAACTGCTTGAAAAAATTATTAAAAATAATTTCGGTCAGACAGAATTTTTTATTAACAAAGCTATTGGCTGGGCATTAAGGGATTACAGTAAGACAAATCCCAAGTGGGTAAGAGATTTTATTGAAAAAAATAAGGATAAAATGGCAAAATTAAGTATAAAAGAAGGAAGTAAATATATTTAA